In a genomic window of Bacteroidota bacterium:
- a CDS encoding phosphatase PAP2 family protein — protein MRKSLLLTAFALFGGVAQAQDAYSYDSQVTQDWFGTELYLIKNGTGFTPPVASRALGYAGLAVYEALVGGMPNRMSLETQLSGLTVTDPAPGTSYHWPTVANNCLALVVDSLWANASQPQKDSIHALRDRYNAGYTGQSSYAVSKAFGEAVATDIFNWSKTDGGHQGYAHNTDPSYVPPTGAGKWVPTPPAYAAALQPHWGDNRPFAAGNVAAPVIPVAPPVYSTDTNSAFYAYAHQVYSTRLNLAPGQINIAYFWGDGGGTITPPGHSISILTQCLDTENANLGWSAYAYAKLAMSQTDAFISCWKTKYTYNLMRPITYIRANIDSTWSSLIGTPPFPEYTSGHSTQSGAMTAVMNDLFGSTYSFTDNTHGSNFGGPRSFACFDEAAYEAATSRLYGGIHYEFSDVLAITLGKMVGENINDLFAQVTTENAATSVAGTAKISFYPNPTPNYALISYEGFKLGKVVIYGMDGRIVGESINTAVLDLMALPAGKYILQVLDTKNAPVASSKIVKL, from the coding sequence ATGAGAAAATCACTACTATTGACTGCTTTTGCCTTGTTTGGCGGGGTCGCGCAGGCGCAAGACGCCTACAGCTATGATTCCCAAGTCACACAAGACTGGTTTGGCACCGAATTGTACCTGATCAAAAACGGCACGGGCTTCACGCCTCCCGTCGCGTCACGTGCGCTTGGGTACGCGGGATTGGCCGTGTACGAGGCCCTTGTGGGCGGCATGCCCAACCGCATGAGCCTGGAAACGCAGCTTTCCGGCCTCACCGTCACCGATCCGGCGCCGGGCACCTCCTACCATTGGCCGACTGTCGCCAACAATTGCCTTGCCTTGGTCGTCGACAGCCTCTGGGCCAATGCCTCGCAACCCCAGAAGGATTCGATTCATGCCCTCCGAGACCGCTACAATGCGGGCTACACCGGCCAATCGAGCTACGCTGTCTCCAAAGCGTTCGGCGAAGCCGTCGCCACGGACATTTTCAACTGGTCCAAGACCGACGGTGGCCACCAAGGTTATGCCCACAATACCGATCCGAGTTACGTGCCACCGACAGGCGCTGGCAAGTGGGTACCGACGCCTCCGGCGTATGCAGCAGCCTTGCAGCCGCATTGGGGTGATAACCGTCCATTTGCAGCCGGCAATGTGGCTGCGCCTGTGATTCCCGTTGCACCACCTGTATATTCTACCGATACAAATTCAGCGTTTTACGCTTATGCCCATCAGGTATATTCGACACGACTGAACCTCGCCCCTGGCCAAATCAACATCGCCTATTTTTGGGGTGATGGCGGCGGTACGATTACTCCTCCCGGTCATAGCATTTCGATTTTGACACAGTGTCTGGACACGGAAAACGCCAATCTGGGATGGTCAGCCTATGCCTACGCAAAATTGGCCATGTCGCAGACGGATGCCTTCATCAGCTGCTGGAAGACCAAATACACCTACAATTTAATGCGTCCGATCACCTACATCCGCGCGAACATCGACTCGACTTGGAGTTCGTTGATTGGTACGCCTCCCTTCCCCGAGTACACAAGTGGTCATAGCACCCAATCAGGCGCGATGACGGCGGTGATGAATGACCTGTTTGGATCGACTTACAGCTTCACGGATAATACCCATGGCAGCAACTTCGGCGGCCCGCGCTCGTTTGCCTGTTTTGACGAAGCCGCCTACGAAGCCGCGACGTCCAGATTGTATGGTGGCATTCACTACGAATTCAGCGATGTGCTCGCCATCACGCTCGGCAAAATGGTCGGCGAAAACATCAATGACCTGTTTGCGCAGGTGACCACGGAAAATGCAGCGACCTCTGTTGCCGGAACTGCCAAAATCAGCTTTTACCCCAATCCGACTCCGAACTATGCCTTGATTTCCTACGAAGGATTCAAGCTGGGCAAGGTGGTGATTTACGGAATGGATGGCCGCATCGTCGGCGAAAGCATCAACACAGCGGTGCTCGACCTGATGGCATTGCCTGCTGGAAAGTACATTTTGCAGGTTTTGGACACGAAAAATGCACCTGTGGCAAGCAGCAAGATTGTGAAGCTGTAA
- a CDS encoding DUF2254 domain-containing protein has protein sequence MLKQFREFLRLYWVSGLVFATTLLLLTWIFVERQEAFARDPGFTFDELLTTMIGVLTSIVVTTFSSIFVALQLASGQFSPRIVRGFFREDWRVQLVLALFVMAISYNLSLKFLGLTGVDDSFKIGSQVINYAAPGIVAGIFLVLVVFPYFIYYIIRNINAAKITRNISDRTIREIEVHFKRKWAFNDPETYELILPEGYESFHHVLAAENGYLTHLASAMLKLMKLLGHKVYVTKFVGSFIAKGSVIAHVDYLGQNPIRKRILNLIVRRGMKIHDYRSYTQDINFGIRQLVDIAVKAISPAINDPTTAITCLNYLGDVVREFGQYRIPSASTLELERQNIYVNEFNFDKVVDHAFNQIYFWGRTDPIVVRHIIHVITEIVPHIQNPHNLCVLFKEVEDFEMLGKSKEELKQVFVFQEHVRSLQKNYFCRYLHASLNAIERTFTDLQRLPTAQRQECEQRYAHSLQTLRTEQGKMKEYLTMLAEV, from the coding sequence ATGTTGAAGCAATTCCGCGAATTTTTGCGTTTGTACTGGGTTTCGGGGTTGGTGTTTGCCACCACCTTGCTCCTGCTGACTTGGATCTTCGTGGAGCGGCAGGAGGCATTTGCGCGGGATCCGGGATTTACATTTGACGAATTGCTCACGACGATGATCGGGGTGCTGACGTCGATCGTCGTGACGACCTTCTCCTCCATTTTTGTGGCCTTGCAGCTGGCCTCAGGGCAGTTTTCTCCGCGAATCGTGCGTGGGTTTTTCAGGGAGGATTGGCGTGTGCAATTGGTTTTGGCGCTGTTTGTGATGGCGATCAGCTACAACCTTTCGTTGAAGTTTCTCGGACTCACGGGCGTGGATGACAGCTTCAAGATTGGAAGCCAAGTCATCAACTATGCCGCGCCGGGCATTGTAGCGGGGATATTTTTGGTTCTCGTAGTCTTTCCGTACTTCATCTATTACATCATCCGCAACATCAACGCGGCCAAAATCACGCGCAACATCTCCGACCGCACCATCCGCGAAATAGAGGTGCATTTCAAGCGTAAATGGGCTTTCAACGATCCTGAGACCTACGAATTGATCTTGCCCGAAGGATATGAAAGCTTCCATCATGTGCTTGCGGCCGAAAACGGCTACCTCACCCACCTTGCGTCGGCCATGTTGAAATTGATGAAGCTGCTTGGGCATAAAGTCTATGTAACAAAATTCGTCGGAAGCTTTATTGCCAAAGGTTCGGTGATTGCCCACGTGGATTATTTGGGCCAAAATCCCATCCGCAAGCGCATCCTCAACCTGATTGTGCGGCGAGGAATGAAGATTCACGACTACCGCAGCTACACGCAAGACATCAACTTTGGCATCCGGCAATTGGTGGATATCGCCGTCAAAGCCATTTCACCAGCGATCAATGACCCGACCACGGCCATCACCTGCCTCAATTATTTGGGAGACGTCGTCCGGGAATTTGGGCAATACCGGATTCCCTCCGCGAGCACTTTGGAGCTTGAGCGTCAGAACATTTACGTCAACGAATTCAATTTTGACAAGGTCGTGGACCACGCCTTCAACCAAATCTATTTTTGGGGCAGAACGGACCCGATTGTCGTGAGGCATATCATTCATGTCATCACGGAAATTGTACCTCATATTCAGAATCCACACAACCTTTGCGTTCTGTTCAAGGAAGTTGAGGACTTCGAAATGCTGGGAAAATCCAAGGAGGAGCTGAAGCAAGTTTTTGTCTTTCAGGAACATGTGAGAAGTCTTCAGAAAAATTACTTCTGTCGGTACTTGCATGCAAGTTTGAATGCAATCGAACGCACCTTTACGGATTTGCAGAGATTGCCCACCGCGCAGCGCCAAGAATGCGAGCAGCGTTATGCGCACAGCCTACAGACCCTGCGGACGGAGCAAGGCAAGATGAAGGAATACCTTACCATGTTGGCCGAGGTGTAG
- a CDS encoding response regulator: MEHPKKLNSILLIDDDDVTLFYNSHILNKLGLGIHIHSEMNGVEALKYLNQKEKHAADYVKPDLILLDINMPIMNGFEFLEEYEKLPSKEKQEQQIVVVSSSTLEIDRERAARFPSVTGYCPKPIGSEAIAELISRLFPSAGIN; encoded by the coding sequence ATGGAACACCCGAAGAAGCTGAACTCGATCCTGCTGATCGACGACGATGATGTTACGCTGTTTTACAATTCCCATATCCTGAACAAACTTGGGCTTGGCATTCACATACATTCCGAAATGAACGGTGTAGAAGCCCTGAAGTACCTGAATCAGAAGGAGAAACACGCCGCAGACTACGTCAAACCCGACTTGATTTTGCTCGATATCAACATGCCGATCATGAATGGCTTCGAATTTCTCGAGGAGTATGAGAAGTTGCCTTCCAAGGAAAAGCAGGAGCAGCAAATTGTCGTGGTTTCAAGTTCGACACTGGAAATTGACCGGGAGCGTGCTGCCCGATTCCCTTCGGTAACGGGCTATTGCCCCAAGCCGATTGGGTCCGAGGCCATTGCCGAGCTGATCAGCAGGCTGTTTCCGAGTGCGGGCATCAATTGA
- a CDS encoding DUF1573 domain-containing protein produces MKQFVLLVLLALPTMLLAQLNGPRIQFDTTTIDIGEMLQGGDAQFVYKFQNVGDQDLVLTMVKSSCGCYVPRWSNEPVKPGGESEIIGKYDSNRIGMFQKSLTVVSNDTIAGNIVLYAKGNILPKPAEPTYLAPSEEPTHKH; encoded by the coding sequence ATGAAGCAGTTCGTCCTTCTTGTACTACTTGCCTTGCCCACGATGCTCCTCGCGCAATTAAACGGGCCGAGGATCCAATTTGACACGACCACCATCGACATCGGCGAAATGCTCCAAGGCGGAGATGCGCAGTTTGTCTACAAGTTTCAAAATGTCGGCGATCAGGATTTGGTGTTGACAATGGTAAAGTCCTCTTGTGGTTGCTACGTCCCGAGGTGGAGCAACGAACCGGTCAAGCCCGGCGGTGAATCCGAGATCATCGGAAAATACGATTCCAACCGGATAGGGATGTTTCAAAAGTCTTTGACCGTCGTTTCCAACGATACAATTGCAGGGAACATCGTATTGTATGCCAAGGGAAACATCCTACCCAAGCCCGCCGAGCCAACCTATTTGGCTCCCAGCGAGGAGCCCACTCATAAGCACTAA
- a CDS encoding DUF1573 domain-containing protein translates to MKQFVLLVLLALPTMLLAQLNGPRIQFDTTTIDIGEILQGGDARFFYKFRNVGDQDLILAFVKSSCGCFAPNWSSEPVKPGGESEVIGEYNSYRIGRFNKSLTVLSNDTITGKIVLFAKGNILPKPAEPTYLAPTEEPTS, encoded by the coding sequence ATGAAGCAGTTCGTCCTTCTTGTACTCCTAGCCTTGCCCACGATGCTCCTCGCGCAATTAAACGGTCCGAGGATTCAATTTGACACGACCACCATCGACATCGGCGAGATACTCCAAGGCGGAGACGCGCGCTTTTTTTACAAATTCAGGAATGTTGGCGATCAGGATTTGATTTTGGCTTTCGTAAAATCCTCTTGTGGTTGCTTTGCTCCAAATTGGAGCAGCGAACCGGTCAAGCCCGGCGGCGAATCCGAAGTGATCGGAGAATACAATTCCTACCGAATAGGGAGGTTTAACAAGTCATTAACTGTGTTGTCCAACGATACGATTACTGGGAAAATCGTATTGTTCGCCAAGGGAAACATCCTTCCCAAACCCGCCGAACCAACCTATTTGGCTCCAACCGAGGAGCCCACCTCATAA
- a CDS encoding DUF1573 domain-containing protein: MKQFVLLVLLALPTMLLAQLNGPRIQFDTTTIDIGEILQGSNVEFVYKFRNVGDQDLVLTSVKSTGGCYAQSWSSEPVKPGGESEILGKYDSNRIGMVKKNLIVLSNDTIAGMIVLYVKGNILPKPEEPKYLAPIETSPGNH, from the coding sequence ATGAAGCAGTTCGTCCTTCTTGTACTCCTTGCCTTGCCCACGATGCTCCTCGCGCAATTAAACGGCCCGAGGATCCAATTTGACACGACCACCATCGACATCGGCGAGATACTCCAAGGCAGCAATGTTGAGTTTGTGTACAAATTCAGGAATGTCGGCGATCAGGATTTGGTCCTAACAAGCGTGAAATCTACCGGCGGATGTTATGCCCAGAGTTGGAGCAGCGAGCCTGTGAAGCCGGGAGGCGAATCCGAGATCCTAGGAAAATACGACTCCAACCGAATCGGTATGGTTAAGAAGAACCTTATCGTCTTATCGAATGATACGATTGCGGGGATGATCGTATTGTATGTCAAGGGTAACATCCTGCCCAAGCCCGAGGAGCCGAAATATTTGGCTCCGATTGAAACTTCACCAGGGAACCATTAG
- a CDS encoding glycosyltransferase family 39 protein, which yields MKKWMPYLIVLTLLLGGLIVSAFYSPIWYDDAGHFLVAREAARGNGLCYPLDQTGEHCESDSPFITMGPVLAYPLAGWMAILGESMLMARLGMVLLTLIAVLALVWVGRLLTRPQKAIVAVGLMALNIQFLTYGAEVLGELPMMGFVLAGLGCFLAWDRNGGWHWAGLGILTWCLAIGIKEYAILPLGLSLVFWWLMREVARDRPVSVLKLGIFFFLALTLTLTLLHGGPNGLIEYYLGRQSYTSEFFALELGISLKFLLLKPLFWLGTAGMVLKWRVKRRPEEALTLSVQAAWLVFYLFSAGYDRFGFLLLFLPAIYVAEFVPYIWKSLGRITHWAWLRRTMLVFAGLIVFGQQTWWVFGKRIVQPETVNAIEWKATWRLEHAKAKVILTAEQQMTVFLEEFHLKWRLPSIVPSQGRDCNGFHPDFELAHGELFLAGPYAFTEYQKCIDWGNLTVVDSVTAGEEKWVIYRGKD from the coding sequence ATGAAAAAATGGATGCCATACCTGATCGTTTTGACCCTGCTTTTGGGCGGGTTGATCGTATCTGCCTTCTATTCACCCATTTGGTACGACGATGCGGGGCACTTTTTGGTCGCACGGGAAGCTGCCCGCGGCAATGGTTTGTGCTATCCGCTGGATCAGACCGGGGAACACTGCGAATCGGATTCCCCATTTATCACGATGGGGCCGGTTTTGGCCTATCCTTTGGCGGGGTGGATGGCGATTTTGGGTGAATCGATGTTGATGGCGCGCCTCGGAATGGTGCTGCTGACTTTGATTGCCGTCTTGGCGCTGGTCTGGGTGGGCCGCCTGCTGACACGACCGCAAAAAGCGATTGTCGCTGTCGGATTGATGGCTTTGAACATCCAATTTCTGACCTACGGCGCAGAAGTCTTGGGTGAATTGCCCATGATGGGATTCGTTTTGGCGGGTCTCGGATGCTTTTTGGCTTGGGACCGGAATGGCGGCTGGCATTGGGCCGGATTGGGGATTTTGACTTGGTGTTTGGCGATCGGAATCAAGGAATATGCGATTCTGCCCCTTGGTTTGAGCCTGGTTTTTTGGTGGTTGATGCGGGAAGTCGCACGCGACCGCCCCGTTTCTGTCCTCAAATTGGGTATTTTCTTCTTCCTCGCGCTCACACTGACGCTCACACTGTTACACGGTGGGCCAAATGGCCTGATCGAGTATTATTTGGGGCGGCAAAGTTACACTTCGGAGTTTTTTGCCTTGGAACTCGGCATTTCTTTGAAATTTTTGTTGCTCAAGCCACTGTTTTGGCTGGGAACAGCGGGCATGGTACTCAAATGGCGCGTAAAACGTCGGCCCGAGGAGGCCTTAACCTTGTCCGTACAGGCTGCTTGGCTGGTTTTCTACTTGTTTTCAGCAGGATATGACCGGTTTGGTTTCCTCTTGTTGTTTTTACCCGCCATTTATGTCGCCGAATTTGTCCCCTACATCTGGAAATCCCTTGGAAGGATCACACATTGGGCTTGGTTGCGCCGCACGATGCTGGTTTTTGCGGGATTGATCGTGTTTGGTCAGCAAACTTGGTGGGTATTCGGGAAGCGCATCGTCCAACCTGAGACGGTCAACGCCATCGAATGGAAAGCGACTTGGCGATTGGAGCATGCAAAAGCCAAAGTGATTCTAACCGCCGAGCAGCAAATGACCGTCTTTCTCGAAGAATTCCATTTGAAATGGCGGCTACCCTCCATCGTGCCTTCGCAGGGAAGAGACTGCAACGGCTTCCATCCTGACTTCGAATTGGCCCACGGCGAATTGTTTTTGGCCGGCCCGTATGCCTTTACGGAATATCAAAAGTGCATCGACTGGGGAAATCTCACGGTCGTCGACAGTGTGACGGCAGGGGAGGAGAAGTGGGTGATTTACCGCGGAAAGGACTAA
- the lpdA gene encoding dihydrolipoyl dehydrogenase, which yields MANTSFDIIVVGSGPGGYVAAIRAAQLGFKVGCVERDALGGICLNWGCIPTKALLKSAEVFEYLKHAEDYGIKVAGAEPMFDKVVSRSRGVADGMSKGIQFLFRKNKIEHIAGFGTLTKDKKVEVTNDKGEKTIYTAPHIILATGARSRQLPHMPIDGKKIIGYREAMVLPTLPKKMIVVGSGAIGSEFAYFYSAMGTEVTLIEFMDRIVPVEDEDVSRELAKSFKKRGINVMTSSEVTAVDTKGAGVIATVKTAKGEEKIEADILLSAVGIVFNLENIGLEGLGIKTEKGKVVVDEYYRTNVPGIYAIGDITSGPALAHVASAEGIICVEKIKGVHTEPLNYGNIPGCTYCQPEIASVGMTEKQAKDAGYEVKIGKFPFSASGKASAAGKKEGFIKVIFDAKYGEWLGAHFIGANVTEMIAEVVVARKLETTGHEIIKSVHPHPTMSEAIMEACAAAYDEVIHL from the coding sequence ATGGCGAATACCTCTTTTGATATCATTGTCGTCGGCTCGGGTCCCGGCGGATACGTGGCTGCCATCCGCGCAGCACAATTGGGTTTCAAGGTTGGCTGTGTCGAACGCGACGCACTCGGCGGCATCTGCCTCAACTGGGGCTGTATCCCGACCAAAGCCCTGCTCAAAAGCGCAGAAGTCTTTGAATATCTGAAACATGCCGAAGACTACGGCATCAAGGTTGCCGGTGCCGAACCGATGTTTGACAAGGTCGTCTCCCGCAGCCGCGGTGTCGCAGATGGCATGAGCAAGGGCATTCAGTTCCTGTTCCGCAAAAACAAAATCGAGCATATCGCCGGATTTGGAACCTTGACCAAGGACAAAAAGGTCGAAGTCACCAACGACAAAGGCGAAAAAACGATCTATACCGCGCCGCACATCATCCTCGCGACAGGTGCACGCAGCCGTCAGTTGCCGCACATGCCGATCGATGGCAAAAAAATCATCGGCTACCGCGAGGCGATGGTCCTCCCTACCCTGCCCAAGAAAATGATCGTGGTCGGTTCAGGTGCCATCGGCTCCGAATTTGCCTACTTCTACTCCGCCATGGGCACCGAAGTGACCCTGATCGAATTCATGGACCGCATCGTGCCTGTCGAGGACGAGGATGTGAGCCGCGAATTGGCCAAGAGCTTCAAAAAGCGCGGCATCAATGTAATGACAAGCAGCGAAGTGACGGCTGTGGACACGAAGGGCGCAGGCGTGATCGCCACCGTCAAAACGGCCAAAGGCGAAGAAAAAATCGAAGCAGACATCCTGTTGAGCGCGGTCGGCATCGTCTTTAACCTGGAGAATATCGGCTTGGAAGGCCTCGGCATCAAAACCGAAAAAGGCAAAGTCGTGGTCGACGAATATTACCGCACCAACGTGCCCGGCATTTATGCCATCGGCGACATCACGAGCGGACCTGCGTTGGCACACGTGGCTTCGGCCGAGGGCATCATCTGCGTCGAAAAGATCAAAGGTGTTCATACCGAGCCGCTCAACTACGGCAATATCCCCGGCTGTACGTATTGTCAGCCCGAGATTGCGAGCGTCGGCATGACCGAAAAGCAAGCGAAAGACGCTGGCTACGAAGTCAAAATCGGCAAATTTCCTTTCAGCGCAAGCGGCAAGGCAAGTGCAGCCGGCAAAAAAGAAGGCTTCATCAAAGTCATCTTCGACGCCAAATACGGCGAATGGCTCGGTGCCCACTTCATCGGCGCCAACGTCACCGAGATGATCGCCGAAGTGGTCGTCGCAAGGAAACTGGAAACGACCGGCCACGAGATCATCAAGTCGGTGCACCCGCACCCGACCATGTCAGAAGCGATCATGGAAGCATGTGCTGCTGCGTATGATGAGGTGATCCATTTGTGA
- a CDS encoding T9SS type A sorting domain-containing protein, giving the protein MNFRIGVSLLIALVFLFLQRLEAQCYGNPQAESQVCAFTPVSHTAYTTCGNCTHNWSGSPIAGQGTPTATYVWTGNGDGHRYEYPTVSSFNPNANCSFYDVFQTTVGKQPTFPMPAIANGPWNGDTGKVWIYQRNRGSLYVAPYYVYTPSWSVSGGTLLSSHTVPFTANGFLDTLKIKWSGGSPMVLTETRATTHYGNYGYSFNCNWPFIQQSPSYPSLAIFHPPVCAGSPFNFYTFPFANSTYTWSVTNGAIISGQGTNSVQITMASNGTVSVQRDSAGTITNASSTVTPQIPVINLGPDQQICQGASTTLTANPGFSSYLWSTGATTQSILVTNPGQYRVTASVNGSCVAMDTLNVSLIPTIRPNLGPDINTCNFPVTLDAGPGYVAYAWNTGATTQVINPSASGMFRVTVTDGNGCQTSDTALVYNVQPTVSLPSTASYCFPGPYVLNPSTFNVTSYLWSTGATTNTIQVTGLGPQTIWVQGSNIYGCSASDTIVVTGNPLPSPNIGPDQTVCPGTPVTLDAGPGFYSYNWTNGPNSQTYTVTSPGTYVVRVYNSFMCTATDTVVISHFPFTPVNLGPDINVCQASATLNAGGGYSSYQWSTGATTPSINVTSAGVYSVTVTGAGGCVATDDINVSFSNFSFTLGNNVTVCEPQTVTLNPQLAGIFNYNWSTGANSPTLTLTAPGTYNVILTASNTFGCVASDTVVVTILPTLPSWLGSDTVMCADTSITLNAGPGFSSYAWSTGATSQSIVAASGGVYRVTATAPNGCVRLDTINVSGLIDCVFPGDVNYDGLADVMDVLALGTALGHSGSSRPNATTQWYGQKAWNWLGSLGLGANYKQGDTDGDGDILVDDTLAIQLNYGSTHTKTGTITGGPDQLRIVPLNNPVPAGDIARFGVYFEGLSGTNVDSVHGLAMKISWNSTGLANSGLKWVDYSNAWFAPGNNRMSFAKFGSNSAEIAISRTVPTDTSGQGMVMILGFQTDSNLVGSNVAFSPTVNMVQSVGMSLFPHTLQPSVTAASVVGGVNISPAIVAHVRIWPVPANQVINVAVEGQMPRNVRLVNMLGQVVIDMPNAAGDREFVLNTSHLPAGGYSLQVTTEDGLITKNVVLGH; this is encoded by the coding sequence ATGAATTTCCGAATCGGGGTTTCGCTTTTGATTGCGCTTGTTTTCTTGTTCCTGCAACGTCTTGAAGCCCAATGCTACGGAAATCCGCAGGCTGAATCTCAAGTATGTGCCTTCACCCCAGTATCACATACGGCGTACACGACATGCGGGAATTGTACCCATAATTGGTCGGGCTCTCCGATTGCAGGTCAAGGCACGCCCACTGCAACGTATGTATGGACGGGAAACGGAGATGGCCATCGTTACGAATACCCGACGGTAAGCAGTTTCAATCCCAATGCGAACTGTAGTTTTTACGACGTCTTTCAAACCACGGTCGGGAAGCAGCCTACCTTTCCGATGCCCGCCATCGCCAACGGGCCTTGGAACGGGGACACCGGTAAAGTCTGGATTTACCAACGAAACCGTGGTTCTTTGTATGTTGCCCCATATTATGTCTACACCCCATCTTGGAGCGTTTCCGGTGGTACCTTGCTAAGTTCCCATACTGTTCCATTTACGGCCAACGGATTTCTAGATACATTGAAAATCAAATGGTCAGGCGGGAGTCCGATGGTGCTGACCGAGACACGTGCTACGACCCACTACGGCAATTATGGCTATTCATTTAACTGCAATTGGCCATTTATCCAACAATCACCTTCCTATCCATCCTTGGCAATTTTCCATCCACCGGTATGCGCAGGCTCACCCTTCAATTTCTACACATTCCCATTTGCCAATTCCACCTACACGTGGTCGGTAACGAATGGTGCAATCATTTCCGGCCAAGGGACAAACAGTGTGCAAATCACGATGGCGAGCAATGGCACCGTCTCCGTCCAACGTGACAGTGCCGGAACGATTACCAACGCATCCTCGACGGTCACGCCGCAAATTCCGGTGATTAACCTTGGACCTGATCAACAGATTTGTCAGGGTGCGAGTACGACCCTCACTGCGAATCCCGGCTTCAGCAGCTATCTTTGGTCGACCGGTGCAACGACACAGAGCATCTTGGTGACAAACCCCGGCCAATACCGTGTGACTGCCTCGGTCAACGGTAGCTGCGTAGCCATGGACACGCTCAATGTCAGCCTGATCCCGACAATTCGCCCCAACCTTGGGCCTGATATCAACACTTGTAACTTCCCTGTAACGCTGGATGCCGGCCCGGGCTACGTGGCCTACGCTTGGAACACTGGTGCCACGACGCAGGTAATCAACCCCTCTGCGTCAGGCATGTTTCGCGTTACTGTCACCGATGGCAATGGTTGCCAAACCAGCGATACCGCATTGGTTTACAACGTGCAACCGACCGTGAGTTTACCGTCCACGGCAAGCTATTGCTTTCCAGGTCCTTATGTGCTCAACCCTTCGACATTCAACGTGACAAGCTATCTTTGGTCAACTGGTGCTACAACCAATACCATCCAAGTGACGGGCCTTGGTCCTCAAACGATTTGGGTGCAGGGCAGCAACATATACGGATGTTCGGCCAGCGACACGATCGTCGTCACGGGAAATCCGCTGCCAAGTCCCAACATCGGTCCGGATCAAACCGTTTGCCCAGGTACGCCTGTGACGCTGGATGCCGGTCCGGGTTTCTATTCTTATAACTGGACCAATGGCCCCAATTCGCAGACGTATACCGTGACAAGTCCCGGCACCTACGTCGTACGCGTGTACAATTCGTTCATGTGTACTGCCACGGACACGGTTGTCATCAGCCACTTTCCATTTACACCCGTCAACCTTGGTCCCGACATCAATGTTTGTCAGGCATCTGCGACACTCAATGCAGGCGGCGGATACAGCAGTTATCAATGGAGTACAGGTGCCACGACACCCTCAATCAATGTCACTTCGGCCGGAGTCTATTCAGTGACAGTCACTGGAGCGGGCGGATGCGTGGCAACGGACGACATCAATGTGAGTTTCAGTAATTTCAGCTTCACGCTTGGAAACAATGTAACGGTCTGCGAACCGCAAACGGTGACCTTGAATCCGCAATTGGCAGGCATATTCAATTACAATTGGAGCACAGGCGCAAATTCGCCGACGCTGACATTGACTGCACCTGGCACTTACAATGTGATTCTCACGGCTTCAAATACGTTTGGCTGCGTGGCTAGTGACACGGTGGTTGTCACGATTTTGCCAACGCTGCCTTCTTGGCTTGGAAGCGACACCGTGATGTGTGCCGACACGTCGATCACCTTGAATGCCGGCCCCGGATTCTCAAGTTATGCGTGGTCCACGGGGGCGACAAGTCAATCCATTGTCGCTGCATCTGGCGGTGTTTACCGCGTAACTGCTACGGCTCCCAACGGTTGCGTGCGACTCGACACGATCAACGTTTCCGGGCTGATTGATTGTGTTTTTCCCGGAGATGTCAACTATGATGGGTTGGCCGATGTGATGGATGTATTGGCCCTGGGAACGGCACTTGGCCATAGCGGTTCGTCGCGCCCCAATGCAACCACCCAATGGTATGGTCAAAAAGCGTGGAATTGGTTGGGAAGCCTCGGATTGGGAGCGAATTACAAACAAGGAGACACCGATGGCGATGGAGACATTCTTGTAGACGATACGCTTGCCATTCAGCTCAATTATGGAAGTACCCATACCAAGACGGGAACCATAACAGGCGGGCCGGATCAATTGCGAATCGTTCCTCTGAACAATCCGGTTCCTGCAGGAGACATCGCACGCTTTGGGGTTTACTTTGAGGGACTTTCGGGAACCAATGTCGATTCTGTTCACGGCCTGGCCATGAAGATCAGTTGGAATTCGACCGGCCTCGCCAATTCGGGTTTGAAGTGGGTGGATTATTCCAATGCTTGGTTTGCACCGGGAAATAACAGGATGTCCTTCGCAAAATTCGGTTCTAACTCAGCAGAAATCGCGATTTCCAGGACGGTGCCTACAGATACAAGTGGTCAAGGAATGGTGATGATCCTCGGGTTTCAGACAGATTCCAACCTTGTCGGCAGCAATGTCGCTTTTTCACCGACTGTGAATATGGTTCAGTCGGTCGGTATGAGTTTGTTTCCGCATACTTTGCAACCGTCGGTGACTGCGGCTTCGGTCGTTGGAGGCGTGAACATCAGTCCTGCAATCGTCGCCCACGTCAGGATTTGGCCTGTCCCGGCAAATCAAGTGATCAACGTCGCTGTCGAAGGCCAAATGCCGCGCAACGTCCGCTTGGTCAACATGCTCGGTCAAGTCGTCATCGATATGCCCAATGCAGCCGGCGATCGTGAGTTTGTGCTCAATACCTCCCATTTGCCTGCAGGCGGCTACAGCTTGCAGGTGACCACGGAGGATGGGTTGATCACGAAGAATGTGGTTTTGGGGCATTGA